In Panthera leo isolate Ple1 chromosome E3, P.leo_Ple1_pat1.1, whole genome shotgun sequence, a genomic segment contains:
- the ZNF316 gene encoding zinc finger protein 316: MAALRTTPDSPATQLATAEDGLGCGPAQEEEEEEEKGEEVELEEEEEEELLAEDGEDPAVVEEEEEEGGQAGHVEQVEVEVEADENEVVAEEQSPTLGTQGRLRRAGDARSPVLREKALQASRAPATPRDEDLDEDEEDEDEEDLEEEDDDDSLTAGSQGLVTFEDVAVYFSLEEWERLDAGERDLYKDVMQENYGILVSLGYPIPKPDLIFRLEQGEEPWVPDSPRPEEGDIVTGVYTGAWFWTDDIEDHEEEEDEDFLAEVAEEENEPPGLWSAAYGVGDVPGTWGPDDSDSAQTPEGWGPDPGGLGVLAEGSEAKPFLPGREPGANLLAPWAFPATVAAPAGRPETTCDVCGKVFPHRSRLAKHQRYHAAVKPFGCDECGKGFVYRSHLAIHQRTHTGEKPFPCPDCGKRFVYKSHLVTHRRIHTGERPYRCAFCGAGFGRRSYLVTHQRTHTGERPYPCPHCGRSFSQSSALARHQAVHTADRPHCCPDCGQAFRLRADFQRHRRGGGCTEPGGEGPRREACNAVPAAGPEEAEAGPEGPEEAEAGEADGEAEVEAREEAAAAGPTPGSKEDPEPDRRFLEVGNGLGEGEGPSSHPLGFHFPVHPKSWLHPDGFPILGLPDFGDRLPADGRPLPGPLGGRLALVEGAGLACDPFGGGGPGGGGGGGGGGLRAFAPAVGGLLAEPAPAALAEEESPWICSDCGKTFGRRAALAKHQRYHAGERPHRCADCGKSFVYGSHLARHRRTHTGERPFPCPECGARFARGSHLAAHVRGHTGEKPFVCGVCGAGFSRRAHLTAHGRAHTGERPYACGECGRRFGQSAALTRHQWAHAEEKPHRCPDCGKGFGHSSDFKRHRRTHTGEKPFRCTDCGRGFAQRSNLAKHRRGHTGERPFPCPECGKRFSQRSVLVTHQRTHTGERPYACANCGRRFSQSSHLLTHMKTHRGAAGAAGSAAAAPASKAEAPAKGPPGAGSGPGERGSTLLEFAGGTSFGSEPAAAFAGPSGAYEESIL; the protein is encoded by the exons ATGGGTTGGGATGTGGTCCTGctcaggaggaagaagaggaagaagaaaagggggaagaggtggagctggaggaggaggaggaggaggagctccTAGCGGAGGACGGGGAGGACCCGGcggtggtggaggaggaagaggaggagggggggcagGCCGGGCACGTGGagcaggtggaggtggaggtggaggcggACGAGAACGAGGTGGTGGCCGAGGAGCAGAGTCCCACGTTGGGGACCCAGGGACGCCTTCGCCGTGCCGGTGATGCCAGGTCCCCAGTTCTTCGGGAAAAGG CCTTGCAGGCCAGCCGGGCTCCAGCCACACCTAGGGATGAGGACCtggacgaggacgaggaggacgaggacgaggaggacttggaggaggaagatgatgaCGATTCCCTGACAGCTGGGTCTCAG GGGCTGGTCACCTTTGAAGACGTGGCTGTGTATTTCTCATTGGAGGAGTGGGAGAGGCTGGACGCAGGCGAGCGGGACCTTTACAAGGATGTCATGCAGGAGAACTATGGGATCCTGGTGTCCTTGG GATACCCAATCCCCAAGCCGGATCTGATCTTCCGGCTGGAACAAGGGGAGGAGCCCTGGGTCCCAGATAGCCCCCGTCCTGAGGAAGGAGACATCGTCACTGGCGTCTACACAG GGGCCTGGTTCTGGACCGACGATATAGAGGAccacgaggaggaggaggacgaggacttCCTGGCGGAGGTGGCCGAGGAGGAGAACGAGCCCCCGGGGCTCTGGTCAGCAGCTTATGGCGTGGGGGACGTGCCTGGGACATGGGGCCCCGATGACTCGGATTCGGCGCAGACTCCGGAGGGTTGGGGTCCCGACCCCGGGGGCCTCGGGGTTCTGGCCGAGGGGTCCGAGGCGAAGCCTTTCCTGCCGGGCCGGGAGCCTGGCGCGAACCTGCTGGCACCCTGGGCTTTCCCTGCCACCGTGGCTGCTCCGGCAGGGCGGCCCGAGACCACGTGCGACGTGTGCGGCAAAGTGTTCCCGCACCGGTCCCGGCTGGCCAAGCACCAGCGCTACCACGCGGCCGTCAAGCCCTTCGGCTGCGACGAGTGCGGCAAGGGCTTCGTGTACCGCTCGCACCTGGCCATCCACCAGCGCACGCACACCGGAGAGAAGCCCTTCCCGTGCCCGGACTGCGGCAAGCGCTTCGTCTACAAGTCGCACCTGGTCACGCACCGGCGCATCCACACGGGCGAGCGGCCCTACCGCTGCGCCTTCTGCGGTGCGGGCTTCGGGCGCCGCTCCTACCTGGTCACGCACCAGCGCACGCACACCGGAGAGCGGCCCTACCCGTGCCCGCACTGCGGCCGCAGCTTCAGCCAGAGCTCGGCGCTTGCGCGGCACCAGGCGGTGCACACGGCCGACCGGCCGCACTGCTGCCCCGACTGCGGCCAGGCCTTCCGCCTGCGCGCCGACTTCCAGCGCCACCGGCGCGGCGGCGGTTGCACGGAGCCCGGCGGCGAAGGCCCTCGGCGGGAGGCCTGCAACGCGGTCCCTGCGGCGGGGCCCGAGGAGGCCGAGGCCGGGCCTGAGGGGCCGGAGGAGGCCGAGGCCGGCGAAGCGGACGGAGAGGCCGAGGTGGAGGCGAgagaggaggcggcggcggcggggcccaCCCCCGGGAGCAAGGAGGACCCCGAGCCGGACAGGCGGTTCCTCGAGGTGGGCAACGGCCTGGGGGAGGGCGAAGGCCCTTCCTCGCACCCCCTCGGCTTCCACTTTCCCGTGCACCCTAAGTCCTGGCTCCACCCGGACGGCTTCCCCATCCTGGGCCTCCCGGACTTCGGGGACCGGCTGCCGGCCGACGGGCGCCCCCTGCCGGGACCCCTGGGGGGCCGGCTCGCCCTGGTGGAGGGCGCGGGGCTGGCCTGCGACCCCTTCGGCGGCGGCGGaccggggggcggcggcggcggcggcggcggcgggctcCGCGCGTTCGCGCCGGCCGTCGGGGGGCTGCTGGCCGAGCCGGCGCCCGCCGCGCTGGCCGAGGAGGAGAGCCCGTGGATCTGCTCCGACTGCGGCAAGACGTTCGGGCGCCGGGCGGCGCTGGCCAAGCACCAGCGCTACCACGCGGGCGAGCGGCCGCACCGCTGCGCGGACTGCGGCAAGAGCTTCGTGTACGGCTCGCACCTGGCGCGCCACCGCCGCACGCACACGGGCGAGCGGCCCTTCCCGTGCCCCGAGTGCGGCGCGCGCTTCGCCCGCGGCTCGCACCTGGCGGCGCACGTGCGCGGCCACACGGGCGAGAAGCCTTTCGTGTGCGGCGTGTGCGGCGCGGGCTTCAGCCGGCGCGCGCACCTGACGGCGCACGGGCGCGCGCACACGGGCGAGCGGCCCTACGCGTGCGGCGAGTGCGGCCGCCGCTTCGGGCAGAGCGCGGCGCTGACGCGGCACCAGTGGGCGCACGCCGAGGAGAAGCCGCACCGCTGCCCCGACTGCGGCAAGGGCTTCGGCCACAGCTCGGACTTCAAGCGGCACCGGCGCAcgcacacgggcgagaagccctTCCGCTGCACCGACTGCGGCCGCGGCTTCGCGCAGCGCTCCAACCTGGCCAAGCACCGGCGCGGCCACACGGGCGAGCGGCCCTTCCCGTGCCCCGAGTGCGGCAAGCGCTTCTCGCAGCGCTCGGTGCTCGTCACGCACCAGCGCACGCACACGGGCGAGCGGCCGTACGCCTGCGCCAACTGCGGCCGCCGCTTCTCGCAGAGCTCGCACCTGCTCACCCACATGAAGACGCACCGCGGCGCGGCCGGCGCGGCCGGCTCGGCGGCCGCGGCCCCCGCGTCCAAGGCCGAGGCGCCCGCCAAGGGGCCGCCGGGCGCGGGCAGCGGACCCGGGGAGCGCGGCAGCACCCTGCTGGAGTTCGCGGGCGGAACGAGCTTCGGCTCCGAGCCCGCGGCCGCCTTCGCGGGGCCCTCGGGCGCCTACGAGGAGAGCATCCTGTGA